The Pseudorca crassidens isolate mPseCra1 chromosome 3, mPseCra1.hap1, whole genome shotgun sequence genome includes the window ATCTATCAGAACTGAGTGTACAGAGTTTCACTGtgagacacttaggttgtttctgattTTCTTCGATGTAGATACTGTAGTGATTTCATAGAACAAGTTTCTAGAAGTGGCGTTTATCAGCTCGAAGGCTGTAGGTGTTGTTATGGCTATCGATGGTGTTCAGATGGCCTTTTGAAAGGCCGTATTTCCAGTCGTGGCTCTTTGAGGCCGTAGTTGAGGGAGACTGGTGGGATACAGAGTTCGTGACCCTGAAGAGGCACCAGTGTCCTGGCCGATTCCATGCGAGCCCGTAGAACTGCTCTCACCCCTTCCTACTTGGCTCCGCTTGCGGGAAGAAATTCCCAGAAGGGCTGGGAGTCCCAGATCTGATGCAGTAAAGTGGAAGGAGATCGCCAGTGGTGCTGTAAAAAAAAGTctggttttttcccccaaagattcCAGATGAACAGGTATTTCAGTGTGCGTTTGCTGGATGCCATGACGACTTAGCCCGTTATCTCTCACTGAAGTCCAAGTTTGTGGTAACAGGTTGCAATTTCAAGAAACAAAACTCTCTGGAGagcaaaaaaacagaatatactatcacagagcagagtggggttttttctcctttgagaagGGATCAGATATAAATTCTTTAAATCATCTGTGTGCTTGACGGTTACAGGGGAAAATGCTAAGTGTCCTGATGTTGACCCACCCCTCAACAGAGCTGCGACGCACTCGTACCCAAATTATGGGTGAAAAAAGTTATGTGTACTCAGTTTACATGGAAAATactgtgtatgtttctgttttctttggtctTTTCAGATGAAATTGAGGCAAGACTTACAGGAACAGGGACCGTATATTGTACTTCTAAGTAAAAGTCTGACAGGAAATCTTTTGCAAGCTGCTGGTTGTGACATTCCTAGACATGTTGTTTACTGGGAGTGTTTGCAGTTGGGGCTGGCCTGGAAAATCCGGGTGAGGGTCACTGGCACTGAAGGGAATCGCGCTGCTCGGTGTACCCTGTATGTCCAGCAGGCTCTGTTAGACGTGCTTGTCCACATTGCAGTGCATTTTCTTACAGAAAACTGCAGATTTTCAGGCCGACGCTCCAGTGTGTTTAACACTTAGTATAACTGGAATACTAAATGTTGCCCTCACTAGGGGCTGTGAAGCTTTGATGTTTAGTCTGAGAACCAGGCCACAGGGCTTGGCATGAGCTAAACAGTCAATTAACTGTTGGCTATTGTGATTATCCCTTGGTTTCCCTGGAGAGTCAGGCCCCGTTTGGGTAACAAGGGCGGGCCAGGGGAGGCACCAGGAGCCTGCCTCCACCTCCCAAGCTGGACAGCCTGCGGGTCTCCTCTCCACCCCTGACTCAGCCAGGGGTGACCTGCCACTCTGCTGAGCCTCACGGCCCTTCAGCTCGGCTGCCGGTTCCTCTGGTCCACAcctccctctgcctggccctCACCGCGAAAAGTGCCTGTGTTTGCATCATCATCTGACTATCTTACTCGTGTCACTTCTGTGGAAAACGCGTTCGGCCGTGGCCTGCGTGGCCAGGGGCGCAGCCCCGCTCACAGCCGGGATGGGCAGTGGGCGCAGGCCGCTCAGCGGGGCGATCATTGAGGGCTGTCAGGTCACAGCCTGCGTCCGAGGCGGAGGCAAGGCGGGAAGGAGTCCAGCGGCTGCGTTTGGTTTCTCGGGCTCCTGGTCCTGGTGGGTTATCTCCTGTGGAAACACCAGCTAGGGCAGCTAGAAAGTCAGGAACGGTGAAGAAGCGACACCCTTCTGTGCACATGGAGTCCCCCTCTCTCTCTTGGCTTCTCTGTAGCACAGTTTCTTTGTACACTGGTTTCCAACGATGCTGACCTTCTCTGGTACCTTTATATAcatcctcctgcctgccctcccccaaACGCCTGTAAAGTCTGCAGAGATGCGCACCAGTGCCCAGGGGTCCCCGCTGCGGGCCAGGCTCAGGGCGCCGCTGGAGCAGATGCAGTGACCGAGGGGCCTGGGTGCGGGGCGCTCaggagggctcctctgaggaagCCTTGTATAAACGGAGGCGTAAGGAGAGGCAGGGGTTGAGGTGAAGGTGTGCGTGTGTTTGGGGGGCCATGCTGGGCGTCGGGAGAAGCGCGTGTGGGCCAGGTCGGGGACGTGCTCGGAGCCCAGTGGTCGCGGCCAGGCAGGAAGGGTGCTGCCTCGTGTGTGGCCAGGGGATGGGACTCTGCCACCCAGAGCTGAAACCGTCTGTAGAGAGGGAAGaatggggggatggggagagacgCTGCTCTCCCGCcccataaaaatgtttttacgTTGTTTTTAGTGAGTGTAAAAATTGGTAAAGGTGCAAATCACTCTGAAAACAGATCCTTGGGCATAAGGGTACCTGGTGAGCAGTCCATCATCACAGTGGGTAAATGGTTCTCAATCGTCAAATCCATCGGTGTCAGCAGGCTCCTTTATGATAGATATTCGGTAACATCCCCTTTACTGCTCTGCAGTGAATTGTGGAACAGTGTGTCCTGCCTTTTCACAGTTTCAGAGAAAATAGTATGCTGCCCAGACTGTcattttaggagaaaaatgtAAAGCATGGTTTCACGGTGTGCTTTCCAGCAGGGTCGCTGCACGACCTGTGCAGCTGCCCCGGTCCTGGGAGCGGTGGTGCCCTTGGGGTGGGACTTTCTGAAGTGGTAGCTGGTGACATTCTTAGCACAGCTTAGTGCCATCTTCTCAGCTTACTTGGTGCTGTGGCCCTGGGAAGTTCAGTGAGTATTAAAATAGCATCTCTTGGTTATAAAGTGAACAAGAGTGAGCTTCCAGGTGCAGGTCTTCCTGAGCAGCTTTGAATGTCTGGCTGGACCTGAGCGATTCCCCGGGCAGTGTGGATAGGACCTGACAGACCCATTGTCCTGGGGGTGGCGTCCCCTGCGGAGAACGAACCGTGGCTCTAGGGTCTTCATGTTGAAAGCTAATTACTTATTTTCTCTGGCTTCTGGGGTTACAACTGGGGATTCagagtttcttctctttcttaatttctgctctttgttTCAGGCACCTGGACTCCGTTTAATCCAGTGACTGTCCGGTCAATCATATGTAAGTAGGGGCAACACCATCCTGCCTGTGCTTCTGAGCTGATTTCTCTTCCGGAACTGCCACCCGCCCTCGCCCTTCACTGAGTCTTGACTTTGAGTTGACTGTCCAACCCGTCCTTCCTTTCTCAGTCTAATGATCTCACATACTTACGTTTCACACGCAGTCACGTCTTGCATGCCTGTTGACTAGAGGACGCGTGCGAGTTCTCATGTGAAATGTCTCTGAAGTGGAATGTGCTTGTGACCAAACCCAGAACACTCAGATGGCCTGAAAAGGGGCCAAGCGGTGTATTACTTTCTCTGTAGCAGTGTTTCACACTGAGTTTTTATCCGTTGTGCCTGCAGTTGTATGTAAGTGTAGTTAGAAGCTCGTTCTTACTTGGACCTGGAGTCGGGCTGATTGTTTTCTCAGTGAAAGGCAGGCCTTACTAAAATAATCTAAGGCCAATAGTCCTGTTCTCATCCGAGTAGAGGCCTCCCTCGCCCGAGGACTCTTCTGAGCCCCCACTCGGGACTCGGGTCCGCTGGGGGACAGGGGGAGGCTCCAGGAATGGGACCCGGAGCTGGGAGGGTAGGGGTGGGCCCCTCGACGGCTCTGCACTGCGGCTCCAGTTCCTTCCTGAGCGCGGGTGCGCCCTGCCGCCGTCAtgcttttgaggaacctccttcAGTGTAAAGCGTTTATTGTGGCTCCACCAGGGTGTTTGGCTCGCACGCCTCGTGCCCACCTAGCACGATTTAGGGCTGTGGCTGGGTCACCGCCAGCACCTGGGGACCCGCTGGCCGAACACCAGGCTGGGTCCCGGAGAAGCCAGGCCCGCCGGGGGTGTGGGCGCGCCTCTGCTCTAGGTTCTTGCTGATTCACGCCCTTCCGTCTCAGCCATGTTTGACAGAGAGAACAAGGCCGGCGTGAACTTCAGCGAGTTCACCGGCGTCTGGAAGTACATCACGGACTGGCAGAACGTCTTCCGCACCTACGACAGGGACAACTCGGGCATGATCGACAAGAACGAGCTCAAGCAAGCCCTCTCAGGTTTTGGTAAAACACTTGTCTTGACTGCGTAGCTCTTTCATTTTGGAGCCAGGGCCATAAAGTTTATCTTGTTACTTCGTTTAGCTCACTGATTTTGAAAGCAGTCTGTGAAATCTTTGTTTACGTCACACGGTTTTCTATCTTCCTGTTACTTACATCGTGAAGGCTGATACTTGACTTGGAGGCTCCTATGCGGCTTCCATCCAAAATGAGATAAGGGCTATGCAGTAGTTTGTCCTTTGTGAAGTGGAGTGATGTCACAGGCACATTGAGAATGTGGCTTCTGAAACAATTTAAAGTGAACGAGTCAGAAGAAAACAGTGTAGGGCTATTTATATTTCCTGACGTGAAAATACACAGAAAGAAGGTACAATGCCCACAGGGGACGAGCCCGTGAGTTGCGCGGAGCGTAGGCCTGAGTGTGGAAGCTCCCATTCTCAAGTGCATGTCAGCACGCGTGCCACACGCGTGCCAGCCTGAGTGTGTGCCGTGCTGTGAGCAGTGTTCACGTGGTGCCTTCCAGAGCACGCCAGCGGGCCTTCTGGTCCAGCGCCCACGTGGGCCTGAGGGGAACTtggggtttgtcatttatggagGGAGGACTGTGGTCGTTACACCAGCATTCTGGCTTGTTTGACATTCACTGGGCCCTCTGTTCGCAGGGCCCTTCTGGTAGATTACAATGTGCTTTATTCCGACTGGTTCAGCGTTTAATAATATGAAGTACATTTTTGTTCTTGTGGCTGTTAAGGTGCTTctgccctcccctctctttctctgGGCGTGCGCTTTATGGCTGTCCTCTCGGTTTCTCTTTGTTGCTTTAGAGGCTCTGGGACCCCACAGGAAGTTTGTGTTGTGAGCCTGCCACGCGTGGGTCAGGCTTTGGGCAGGACATTGACCTCAGGTTCTCTGAATTGAAACTTGGCACGCAGCTGACCTTGCTGTGCCTcaggtggggggctgggagggaggtggCCCCCGCAGAGCAGTCCTGGGCAGGAGGGAGCCGGAGGCCTGGCCGGCTGGAACCTGTGACTTAGCTTCCAGACTGGTGACCTCAGGTGTCCCCGAACACAGTGTTTCTAACCTCGTCAGGCCCCGGAGCCCTCTTTTGACTTAGTGCCGGTGACCCTCGCGTCCTGGGAGCTCACGTTGGAAACGCTGAGGTTGACAAGCCCCGGTCAGACCTGGGGCGTTTGTGGCCGTGGTAGGTCCGCGGTGGTCCCTCAAGGTCACGAGCCGACAGGCCCCGTCGAGCTGGGCACAGCCGAGATCCTTCCTGACTTCCAGCTTTTCCTGGAAAAAGTAAATATCCGGTTGCAGCATTTCTTCAGTTATTGCAAAAAGTTCCTGCCTGTGATGGGTCCGCCGTTTCCTAGGGTCTTCTCTGGAGCCTTTTCTTCCACACAAGGAGCATTGCCATCCTTTCGCAGGTTACTTGTCAGTAACTGTTAGGAAATGTGCCCCCGGAGTGAAATCGCCTGTTTTGGTTTCCCTCCTGAGAACAAGCGCCTGTCAGCCCAGCTGGGGGCTGTGCTGCAGCCCAGCAGATGCGTGAGGGAGTCGGGGGTGCGGGGGGAGGCCAAGCCCTAAGGTGTCCTCTGATCTCTGCTAGTGCCACACAGGGTCTCAGGCTGCCCTGGCGGGGCTGTGACTGAGCAGCGCACCCGTTCATCATTTAGGCTCTAATTCCTAGTATGTGCTACATGCCAGGCTCAGAGACCTGGAAATAAGAAGGTGCATAAGGCCTGGGCCTCATACtctgctggtgtgtgtgtgtgggggggctgacAGCCCCATCCCCAGCAAACGACCCCGTCCcgcacccagcccctggcagctcaAGGCCAGTGTGGTTTTTATAAGGAATTTATTTCACGAGAGTGTAGTGAACCTTCACTTCCTCCTTGCTCGCTTTCAACCACTTTCCATCTTCCTGCTGCATTTGCTCTGCCCCCCTTTCATGCTGAGGAGTCCGAGCCGGCACCCTGTCACTTCATCCCTGGATCTCCAGCCTTTGGCTCCCCTGACCGCGTTAGCAGTGTGTTTACAGCCGGATCGGCTGAGTTAGGCCCCATCAGGTCTCCGGCAGCCTCCGCCCCTTTCTTGGTGCTGTTGGCTCCGTGTAGACACGGGTGGTGCCCTGATCCGGGTCTGTCCTTTGCCATGGTTACTGACTGGCGTCTGGCTTTTCTCCTGGTGCTGAGAGCAGGTGCTGGATGCCCAGTGGAGGTTGCTGGTTCTCAGGAAAGAAGGGCTTGTTCCCTCCATTGGGCATCTGTGCCCTGGAAGTGCAGCAGCGGGGCCGGGGGACACACAGTGAGGGGCCAGCAGGGTTTCCACCTGCCTCACTGACCCTAAAATGGTCTGCTGAGGGGGGTTCACGTCTTGGGTTTTGGAGGGAGGAGCGGGCCCAGAGGCCCAAGAGTCCCAGCGGCCAGTGGAGCCCTGTCTGATTCCGGAGCTCTGCTCTCCCTGCTGCTGTGTCTTTGTCACCATCTCGTGTGTCCTTTCCCAGCCTGGGCAGGAAACCATTGCACAGCGATGGCTTGGGCGGGCACTGCCCTGTCACCGTGTCCCAGGCTCACCCTCACCAGCTGGGCCTCTGTCTCTCTGGGCCACAGGCACCGGTACCGGGCGTGAGGGGGCGCCCATCCAGCACCCGCCCGTTGCTCTTTTCTAAGTTGGGGTCCTGTCTTCTACTCAGCTGCAGGGCAGGGGGCCCTGGATTTAAGTCACAGGACGCATAGAGCGCGCTGACCACTCTGGAAAGTACTGGCACGTGTTTGCATGTGTGACTCTTTCAGTAGAGTGATGAAGTGCTTGTGCAGGTAATTAACTGTGACGTTCACTCAGACAGTAGGTGTACATATCCTTGCAAAGATTCCAGCGAGACTGAAAACCAGTAAAATATGTTGGCACCTGGATCTTGTCTCCTGAATAAGTAAGGAAACCACGGTCACACAGGTGGTGAGgttaggagggaaggaaggggaagggcttAGAGCCGCCCCAGGGCGTCCTTGCTGGAGGCCTTCCAGGACGCCCAGCAAGCTGAAGGTGGAGTCACCTGGGTGACCCTTGGAGGGCTTCAGTGTGTGTGAGGCCGCCCTACTCCTCACGGCCTCCTGTCCTGACCTCCTGTCCTGACGTCAGTGAGCTGATTGAGGCGGGGGAGGGGCCGTCAGTCAACCTCCGCACGAGGTCTTAGCGTGCGAAGCCTCCTCCAGCAATGAGTAACCCAGGGCAGCCCAGTTATTCACAGCTTCACCATTAAGTTAATACGGTaggaaaattcaacaataagGGGCTGTTAAGGAGGCTGAGTCCACAGGGTCCAGGAGACCCCTCGAGGCGAGGGGCACGGCAACTGGTGACTGGGTTACTCCGGACCCTCCAGGAAGAGGCTGCTGGTCTCTGAGTGAGTCCCTCCTCAGAGGGACCGGCACTGCACAGTGGCCACCAGGCTCTCAGTGTGTTGCAGTGCGCTTGCAGCCGGGGATCCCTGGGGCCCACGCCCCCTGGGGCCCATGCCGTGttctctggggagggagaggctggggtcTGGGGAGGGAGCGTGGGTACTGACTCTGCTCTTCTCCTCCAGGGTACCGGCTCTCTGACCAGTTTCACGACACCCTCATTCGGAAGTTCGACAGACAAGGACGGGGGCAGATCGCCTTTGACGACTTCATCCAGGGCTGCATCGTCTTGCAGGTACTGGCTGCGCGGGGCCCGCAGGCGCCGACTGCGGGAAGGGACGGGACGGCGAAGCAGGCGAGCAGGAGTCAGACACGGAAACTGGTTCCAGAACTTAGAGAAGTTAGCGTGCTGTTTGGAGGAGTAGCTGGTCGTTCTGTTAGACGGAGGTGCAGACAGCAGGGCCCCTCCTGCCCTGGAAGCACCGGGAGCTGTCCTTCTGGAGGGGATCGATGGCCTCTTTGCATGCATACCCTGCTATTTTGGTGTGTCTTATGAGAATCGGGTAAGCTGCTGTCGTGTGCGCTGCTGGCTCCTAAGCTGGGAGCCGTGCCCTGAGCGCAGGTGGCCTGTTCGGGTGTTAGACACAGTGTCTGGCAGGGCTGGCGATCACAGTGACCACCGCCTCGCGGTTCCCTGCAGTGCTTCTGTGGATCCTCCTGCGGCCTCCCTGCCTTACCCAGGAGAGAAGTAAGTGCAGGCCTGGACAAAGCACCCAGGGGAGCCCCTCCTAGGATGGAGGGCGCGAGCGCTCGCACCCACGCTGGCTATTCCCGCACAGGCCCTGCTCCTGTTTCTAGGTGGGGAGCCAAGGCCCATAGAGTTAAGCTTTAGAAATGCAGTGAATTGGTATAAACCCTCATGTCTtgcaaaactttttcttttttgacaaatctcaaaaaaaaaaaaaagggcttccctggtggcgcagtggttgggagtccacctgccgatgcaggggacacgggttcgtgccccggtccgggaagatcccacatgccgcggaacggctgggcccgtgagccatggccgctgagcctgcgcgtccggagcctgtgctccgcaacgggagaggccgcggcggtaagaggcccacgtaccgcaagagaaaaaaaaaaaaaagcagagacaacAGTATAATGAACCCATGTGCCCATTATTTAGATTCAGCAGTTATCAACTCATGGCCAAGTCTACGTAAGACTCTGTGACACCCTCCCTCTTAATTCTGTCACAATTCCATTTATGGGAAGCGAATGTGTTTTCCGTAAGTATTTCAGTAGAACCTATCTCCGAAAGATACCCTTGCACTTCACATTCAAATCGAGGTTACATCTTGTTGGTTTTAGAATCCACAGAGGGGTGTGCTAGGCATGAGGTTATCAGTATAATTTGGAATTTGGGAAAGCACTCTCAGGTTTTTTCCCTGTTAAAGTGATAGTTCAGTAAGTGAAGTTTCTCTGCCTGGTCTGCTATCCCGATTTCTTTCCCGGGGAATCTGGGCCCAGCAGTCCCAGTCCCTCAGTGACTTGGAGAGCATTTAAGCCTCACGTCTCTGAAAAGTGGAGAGCCTAACCCtaccctgtctctccctctcggTGTCTGGTGAGGCAGGATTACATGTTTGCAATGTTGTCGGCACACGTTAGGAACAGGTGTAGCGTGAAAGTCTCTCACTAGGATCTGCGTCTGGATTGTCGTGGGCTTAGGATTTTCATCTGAGGTTACGTCCCATAAGTGACCACCTCATCCTTGTATCTCTGCCTAAGAAAGGGTCATCACATGGCAGCATTCAGCCCCCAGAGTAGCAGCATGTGAGTCCCCTGAGGAGTTCACGTGGCGCCTCTGCTCGTCTGTGAGCGGAGCACAGGCCAGCCGGGAGGCTGCCCGCAGCTGGTCATTGCCTCTGGGCCATGCTGGAAGCCTGCTGCTGCCCTGCTCCCTCCCAGCCTTGGAGAAGGAGCCTAAACGCTGGACAGAGGTGGGGAATCGAAAAGGAAAGGCTAAGCTGCAGGCCACATGTAAAAAATCCTCAAAAGCCCTCAAAAGCgttttcttttcatctgcctctttccaaaaagaaaaaggctttttgaaaattgttttctacAAAGCAACGTGGAAACTTGTAGAAATCTTCGGAAAAGACAGTTAAGTGTAAAGAAAGGGAAATCGCCCATCGGTCTCCCGGTGGGAGGTTACTGCTGCTGGTGGTTTCTGTGGTTTGTGTCACGCCAGTGTTTCACACACAGGAAGCTCCTGGCTGACGCCCGTGTGGACTGTCACCTGTGTCAGCCCGTATGCTGTTGGCCGTCAGCCTGCCCAGCACAGGAGAGGGGTGGAACTGGAGAGACTgaggtgcaggggacacggctcaCGGGCCAGGCTGCAGCCTTGCTCTCGGCCCCTGGGCAGGTGGACAGGCGACCACCAAGGTCACGATGAGCCTGGGGCACTGTCTTCTGTCAGGAGGATTCTTCAGAGCCTGCCATGGTTGCCCAGCATCTGTCATTTGGAGTGGTACTTACCTAACCGTCCCTGCTCTCAGGCGGCCAGGCTTGTGAACAGACTGAGGCGGCGCCCTGGGGGTGTGGTCAGACAGGAGGTGGGCGGGCGGGCCCTGAGCGGGGAGGGCGGCTGGGCTTCAGCCAGCGTCCTGGGCTGGCACGAGGTCATCCTGCCCTTCTGGCCCTGCGCTGGGCTTCCCCTGTTGGGCGGCAGGTTCTAGAGGAGGATCCCAGTGGGGGCTGGTTTCCCTTTGTCCTGAGCGGCAAGTGGCCAGAGCAGAGGGGAGCCTTCAGGGAGGCCCCCCTGGAGGACAGCCTTCGAGTGGGAAGGGAGGACCCAGGCTCACCACCAGGGACTTGGGAGGCCAGGTTCTGGGGCCAGAGGGCTCCGCCAGGACCCAGGGCCGCGGTGTGTAGTGGAGCTGGGCTGGCGGCCCACCCGCCTACGCGCTGCTGTCCTGCATCTCCTGGGTGGACCGGCCTGGCTTTTGAGGGTGGTCGAGGGCACCTCGCCCGTGGCCCTCTGCGGGCAGAGACGTGAATGCTTCTGAAATTGGGTTCCTGAATGCCCTTTTACCAGTACAGTTGGTTCCTTCTGTTTGATAAGTATTAGATCTAAACACCTGCTGTTTTTTCCTCAGAGGTTGACAGATATATTCAGACGCTATGACACGGACCAGGACGGCTGGATTCAGGTGTCGTATGAGCAGTATCTTTCCATGGTCTTCAGCATCGTATGACACTCGTCTCCTGCGGATACTGACGGGACTTACggaagaaaagactgaaaatgcCAAATCTCTTACCTGTAATGAAATGGTACACAGATGAGCTAGATACTGTTCCTCCTTTAAATTTTGTATGATTACCATTTGGGGACCCAACTGTACATATGTGGATAAGCTGGTTAATGTTTTGCAATTGTAACAGTAGTTATATCGTTACTTAGATACATACATTTGATTTGAGGCTGTTTAATTGTGCCATGAGGTACGATACAATAATGTTACAGGTACTCAGCTTGCAAAAAACTCATCATGTGCTTTTCTAGATAGCTCCAGTTCTAGAGTGGAAATACTTGATTAGCCAATAGGAATTTTAAATAATACGGAACTTGCACAGAAGGCTGCTCACGTGCCTTACTTTTTAAAGGGGTTTATTGTATTCATTTGAATGTGCAGCATAAGCAATAAAGCACATGTGCCCTTGTCCCCATCCGTCTCAGCTCTGCTCACCTGGAGCTCCAAGGGGTCCGGCACCTTCTGGGGTGCACCCTGGCTCTGCTCGTGGAAGTCCCGAGATTCATCCATCCACTATGACAGGAGGTGGTTTGCATTTCGTGAAACTTCTTTGGAAATACAAGCCCGAATTTGATTTAGAAGGGAATGGGTTTTCCTTCACTTACTAATGATGCACCTCTGTGCCCTCTGATCGACTGTTAATTACGGTTTTTCACACATGAAAGCAGAAGGAGGGATGCAGTCAGCCCCCCACGTGGTGGGCGCACAGCCAGTCCCAGGGTGGCCCTGAGCCTGCCCCCACGGAATCGCTTCAGGCTCTTTCTGTCCCCTCACCCTTTAAGTGTGCTTCCCCAAACCAGGATTTGGGGCGGGGGCTGTGAGGACGTTGGGATTCTGGGTGGGTGGCAGTGATCTATAAATGGGTCTGGGGCATCAGAAACTGGGTATCCGTGGGGTCTGTTCTGGGGGACCTGTGCTGGTTGGGGATGGAGCCTGGGGGCTGTGGGTTTCTTATCTGTGGTGTCTGATTACAAGGAATGTCACTGACCACACGACGGGGGTCGAGGTAAAGAATCTGTGTGGCTCAGACTGGCCTTGTGAGCTCATGGAGGAGGGTCCAAGGGGGTCTCTGAGGATCTCCACGCCTTTCCATTTGGGTGCCTCTCTGTACTTCAACACACTTGTGAGGACAGCAGCCCACGATCCCAAGTTGTACTCCAGTGAGGTCAGTCCCCAAATTCCTGACTCCGTGAGGCCTGGGACCTCCAGGTGCTCAGGTAGACTCTTCCAGCTGGTGCCCCACTGCCTCGGCCCAAACCGCCGCTTGGCCTGTCTCCCTGTCCCCCATTAGATGGAGCTGTGCATAGCGggggcccctcctcccccacaggTTCCCCTTTAGATGGAGGCATGGACGGCggggcccctcctccccctggGAGGCACTGTGCTCATCTGTCCCTTGAGCTCTGGCCTGCAGACACCCCAGGCTCAGAGTGAGGGCAGCAGGTGTCCAGCCTCCGTGGACTCTGTCCCCCTGTGACGTGGGAACCCCGCCCTCCACGTACTGGCTTTCCTGTCCACCTCTTCCCCCATCCTGCACCTGTGGCACCTTGGACTCTGGGTTCATTCCGGATTCCCAGGAAGCTGGAACCCCTCAGACTGGTCTCAGGCAACGGCAATTCATGGCTTCAGTGCGGAACCTGCCCAGTACACAGTTTAATCTCCGAGGATCACTGGGGGCCTGACAGAGCGGACCCTGAGAGGCCTGCTCTCAAATGCATGTCAGCCTTGGGCAGGGGATGGTGCATGCGTGGTTAGGTGCCTTCCTTGATTCAGGGAAGCGAGGGGAAGGGGAGATGCGGAATGTAAAGAAAGGTCTGATTGTGTGGGGTACAAATATACTCGGGTGAGAGGCACAGACGTACTCGGGTGTGTGGCACACAGGTACAGTCAGGCGTGTGGTAGAGATACACACTGCAGAGACCCTCAGTGGAGTCTGTGGCCTGAACCAGTGGACGCACGTTGAGGAGTGGGTGGGGACGTGGCTGCGATGGGCTTGAGGTCTGGGGGTTCCGTCCCGAGCCCCAAGCCCCTGCCCAGGCGGGCGTGCAGCAAGATGAGGACTCCTTTCCGCCAAGGCCGCACCTGATTGGTCTAGCGCCAGTCGGCCACACGGGGGCAGTGCTGTCCCGCCTGCAGGGATGCCTGACCCCGGTGCTTCATCTAGATCCAGAGGGGTGACCTCGAGGGCCAGCCAGCGTGGAACTTACAGAAGCAACAGAGAAACCAGAGGGAGTGGGGGTCAAGTGAGGGTGGCAACACGTCTGCAGCTTTTCCTCCAGCAGGGTGCTCTGTTCTCAGGCCGTGCCCAGCCCCCTGGGAGTCGGGGCtcggggatggggcaggggaagcCGGCCTGGCCTCCGGGAGGCTGCTGCCCGTGGTGCCTGTCCGTCTGCACCCGGCGCTCCGCCCCGGCCGCCTGCTCTCGTGCTCCATCTCTCCACGTGCGCCGTGTGCTGATGAACCAGCTCCCCGTTTGACTTCTGGGGACACGAAGCATGTGCTCAAGACTCCGGAATTCTGGCCCAGGTTCAAAGTCGGTGCttcatgaagaggaaatagtccaGGGCAGGTAGGACGGACTACCTGTGGCCACCACCCTGGTCACCACTAGTCACCTCAGCCGGCTGGGAGAGTCACCTTCCCGGTCCAGGTGAGCCTGGTCAAGGGAGGACCAGGTGGGAGgtctggggcgggggtggaggcgGTCACCCCTCACCTGTGGAGGGTCGGGGGCTGCAGGCAGCGCTGATGTCAGATGCACACTCTCTGCAGTGTGGCTGAGTCAGTCCCCGTGGAGTCCCCGCTGGGTCCT containing:
- the PDCD6 gene encoding programmed cell death protein 6 isoform X2 produces the protein MAAYPYRPGPGAGPSAGAALPDQSFLWNVFQRVDKDRSGVISDNELQQALSNGTWTPFNPVTVRSIISMFDRENKAGVNFSEFTGVWKYITDWQNVFRTYDRDNSGMIDKNELKQALSGYRLSDQFHDTLIRKFDRQGRGQIAFDDFIQGCIVLQRLTDIFRRYDTDQDGWIQVSYEQYLSMVFSIV
- the PDCD6 gene encoding programmed cell death protein 6 isoform X4, yielding MAAYPYRPGPGAGPSAGAALPDQSFLWNVFQRVDKDRSGVISDNELQQALSNGTWTPFNPVTVRSIIWYRLSDQFHDTLIRKFDRQGRGQIAFDDFIQGCIVLQRLTDIFRRYDTDQDGWIQVSYEQYLSMVFSIV
- the PDCD6 gene encoding programmed cell death protein 6 isoform X1 yields the protein MAAYPYRPGPGAGPSAGAALPDQSFLWNVFQRVDKDRSGVISDNELQQALSNGTWTPFNPVTVRSIISMFDRENKAGVNFSEFTGVWKYITDWQNVFRTYDRDNSGMIDKNELKQALSGFGYRLSDQFHDTLIRKFDRQGRGQIAFDDFIQGCIVLQRLTDIFRRYDTDQDGWIQVSYEQYLSMVFSIV
- the PDCD6 gene encoding programmed cell death protein 6 isoform X3, with product MGTDLSSFHSLRARGTWTPFNPVTVRSIISMFDRENKAGVNFSEFTGVWKYITDWQNVFRTYDRDNSGMIDKNELKQALSGFGYRLSDQFHDTLIRKFDRQGRGQIAFDDFIQGCIVLQRLTDIFRRYDTDQDGWIQVSYEQYLSMVFSIV